A portion of the Victivallis lenta genome contains these proteins:
- a CDS encoding hotdog domain-containing protein: MSQSPEQLPFFLGSRLVKELDLGVGGNLYGGRMLDFTAEQAAIHAARCTGESHPVGYRFSEFYLTRPVKAGEILDFYAGKPEFGRSSVTFSIEARVGGERALRGECTFVAIGPDGRKKALKERKP, encoded by the coding sequence ATGAGTCAATCACCGGAACAACTACCGTTCTTTCTCGGTTCCCGGCTGGTAAAAGAGCTCGACCTCGGCGTCGGCGGCAATCTTTACGGCGGCCGGATGCTCGATTTTACAGCCGAACAGGCGGCGATTCACGCGGCCCGGTGTACCGGGGAATCCCATCCGGTCGGCTACCGGTTCTCCGAATTTTACCTGACGCGGCCGGTCAAGGCCGGCGAAATCCTCGATTTTTATGCGGGCAAGCCGGAGTTCGGCCGCAGCAGCGTCACCTTTTCGATCGAAGCCCGGGTCGGCGGTGAGCGAGCGCTCCGCGGCGAATGCACCTTCGTGGCAATCGGTCCCGACGGCCGGAAAAAAGCCCTGAAGGAGCGGAAACCATGA
- a CDS encoding metallophosphoesterase — translation MSIRLAVVTDIHYSGGPNRRNPGRKGAYGALLLKRFLKLLEIEGWPDAVIAAGDLIDPAMAGDRAAIGRLNELGALLREVPVPVIAIPGNHDLPPAAFYECIPKPPEYIEIKRTRIIPFLDPERPGWNAERLPEELAKFDRARSGFDGQLVALQHVPVFPAGTGNSPYGYRNRDEIIAKMHATGCVLSISGHHHAGSEPVFDGKATFLCAPALCESPFSFARIELDDNGTVRYETDSFRLPDGFEWFDRHTHTPYAYCGENMDFEAEKELMEMFNLAGCDVTEHSGQLYFTKRGFFGFDWFFNGLREPYAVNRLPDFLAYCRCFGDERFRAGFEVDITRKCEPVMTTALRENAAALIGGIHHLDPNCPPGELGELHLRMIEAYGRAGIPVLAHPLRILRKRGIDPEPYFDRIIALLKTYRMAAEVNFHHNSAHPEFTRRALAAGVKLSFGSDAHHLSDFGFLQPHIRLLRSLGFDGDWHDILY, via the coding sequence ATGAGCATCCGCCTCGCAGTCGTCACCGATATTCATTATTCCGGCGGCCCGAACCGAAGGAATCCCGGCCGGAAGGGAGCTTACGGGGCCCTGCTGCTGAAACGGTTCCTGAAACTGCTTGAAATCGAAGGCTGGCCCGATGCGGTCATTGCGGCCGGCGACCTCATCGACCCGGCAATGGCCGGGGACCGCGCCGCAATCGGCCGCCTGAACGAGCTCGGCGCCCTGCTGCGGGAAGTGCCGGTGCCGGTCATCGCCATTCCCGGCAATCACGATCTTCCGCCCGCCGCATTCTATGAATGCATTCCGAAGCCGCCGGAGTATATTGAGATCAAGCGCACCAGGATCATCCCGTTCCTCGACCCGGAGCGGCCCGGCTGGAACGCCGAGCGGCTGCCGGAGGAGCTGGCGAAATTCGACCGGGCGCGTTCCGGTTTCGACGGACAGCTCGTGGCACTGCAGCACGTACCCGTTTTTCCGGCCGGGACCGGAAACTCTCCTTACGGCTACCGGAACCGGGACGAAATCATCGCAAAAATGCACGCGACCGGCTGCGTGCTCTCCATCTCCGGCCACCATCATGCCGGGAGCGAACCGGTTTTCGACGGGAAGGCCACGTTTCTCTGCGCGCCGGCCCTCTGCGAGTCGCCGTTCTCTTTCGCCCGGATCGAACTTGACGACAACGGAACAGTCAGATACGAAACCGATTCATTCCGGCTTCCGGACGGTTTCGAATGGTTCGACCGCCACACGCACACGCCGTACGCCTACTGCGGGGAAAATATGGATTTCGAGGCGGAAAAGGAGTTGATGGAGATGTTCAATCTCGCGGGCTGCGACGTGACCGAACACAGCGGGCAGCTCTACTTCACCAAGCGCGGATTTTTCGGTTTCGACTGGTTTTTCAACGGGTTGCGCGAACCGTATGCGGTGAACCGGCTCCCGGACTTCCTCGCATATTGCCGCTGTTTCGGCGACGAACGGTTCCGGGCCGGCTTCGAAGTCGATATCACCCGGAAGTGCGAACCGGTCATGACAACCGCACTGCGTGAAAATGCGGCAGCCCTGATCGGGGGAATTCACCATCTTGACCCGAACTGTCCGCCGGGAGAACTCGGGGAGCTCCATCTCCGCATGATCGAAGCGTACGGCCGGGCCGGAATTCCGGTACTGGCCCATCCGCTGCGAATTCTCCGCAAGCGGGGCATCGACCCGGAACCGTATTTCGACCGTATCATCGCGCTGCTGAAAACATACCGCATGGCGGCCGAAGTCAATTTTCACCATAACAGCGCGCACCCGGAATTCACGCGGCGCGCGCTGGCGGCCGGAGTGAAGCTCAGTTTCGGAAGCGATGCGCACCACCTGTCTGATTTCGGTTTTCTGCAGCCGCACATCCGCCTCTTGCGGAGCCTCGGTTTCGACGGCGACTGGCACGATATTCTGTATTGA